Within Massilia litorea, the genomic segment CCGCCCCAGCATGTCGTTGAGCGAGCCGACGAGGGGAGAAATTTCCTCGGGCACCTGGCGCGAATCGATGGGAGACAAATCGTCGGACGGACGCGCGCGGATGCGCTCCTGGAGTGCCGCCAGCGGAGACAGGCCGCGCGAGAGGGCGAACCAGACCAGGGCCAGGATGATCGGCAGAATGATGAACTGGGGCAGGATCACGCCCTTGATGATCTCGTTGGCGAGCAGGGCGCGCTTGTCCAGCGTTTCCGCCACCTGCACCAGGGCTTTACGGGGGAAAACGGGCGAGCTGCTGTCGGGCGGGGCGAGCGGGTCGAGGTTGATGTACAGGTAAGCCACGCGCAGCGGCGTGCCGTGCAGCGTGGCGCTCCGGAAGTGCACCGCGCCATCCTTGTCGCCATCGCCGTCGTTATCGTGACTGCGCGGGCGCGGCAGTTCGGCGTCGCCGTCGACGTGGCGTCCGGCGGCGTCGCTCACCTGGAAATACACGCTGTCGATGTCGTCGGCGCGCAGGATGTCGCGTGCGCTGCCCGGCAAACGGGTATTGATGACGCCGTTTTCTTCGCGCACCTGCTGGGCCAGCACCGTCACCCGGTCTTCGAGCGCATGATCGAAGGGTTGGTTCGCGATCGATTTCGCGACCAGGTAAGTGATCACTATGCTCATCGGCCACAGCAGCAGCAGGGGCGCCAGCATCCAGTCGAGGATCTCGCCGAACAGCGAATGCTGGATGTTTTCTTCGGGCTCGGGATTCGGCGGGACGTACAAAGGCTCGGGCAGCCCCGCATCGGGCTCGATCAGGCCGGCATCACGTTCGTTCACTTCGAATCGAGGGCGTGCTCGGCACCGGCACGGGCTGCGTCCGAATATTTTTCGAGGCAATAGCCCAGGCCGCGCACGGTGGCGATGCGCACGCCGCCGACCTCGATCTTCTTGCGCAGCCGGTGCACATAGACCTCGATCGCATTGTTCGACACCTCTTCGCCCCATTCGCACAGGTGGTCGACCAGCTGCTCCTTCGAGACCAGGCGCCCGGTACGCGCCAGCAGGATTTCGAGCAGGCCCAGTTCGCGCGCGGAGAGGTCGAGCATCTGCTCGTTGATATACGCGCTGCGCCCGACCTGGTCGTAGACCAGCGGGCCGTGGCGGATCACGGTCGGGCCGCCGCCGGCGCCGCGCCGGGTGAGCGCACGGACCCGCGCCTCCAGCTCCGACAAGGCGAAGGGCTTGGCCATGTAGTCGTCGGCGCCCAGATCGAGCCCCTCGACGCGCTGCTCGACCGAGTCGGCGGCCGTCAGGATCAGCACCGGCAGCAGGGAAGAGCGCGCGCGTAGCCGGCGCAGCACCTCCAGGCCCGACATTTTCGGGAGCCCGAGGTCGAGGATCAGCAGGTCGAATTCCTGGGTCGAGAGGGCGGTGTCGGCATCCTGGCCGTTGCGCACGTCGTCGATCGCATAACCGGACTGGCGCAGTGAGCGCGTCAGCCCGTCAGCGAGTACGCTATCATCTTCGGCAAGCAAAATTCGCATAAGATTACCCTGTTATCGATTAGACCTTCCGGCTGAGCTTGCGAAAAAATCCTCCATGGCAGTGTTGCATCGTCTCACCGTACTCACGTACTGTCTTCGACGATGCGCCTGGCCCTGGAGTTTTTTTCACAACCCCATTGTGTTTGATATCGCGCAACAATGCGAGCCTTCTGCAACGTTCGAGTAAAATCCTGCTTGCCAAAACCACTGGATTTTTATACAGTAGTGGCTATTGAAAAGCGTGAGGGTACCCACACCTTGGTACCTCCAAGACTGAGAGAAAATTATGGACGACAAAAAAGTAGTACACAACGCCTCCGAAAAAGGCAAGGCGCTGGCCGCCGCCCTCGCGCAAATCGAAAAGCAGTTCGGCAAGGGTTCGGTCATGCGCATGGACGCGAATACGCCGGTCGAGGAAGTGCAGACCGTCTCCACCGGCTCGCTGGGCCTGGACATCGCGCTGGGCGTCGGCGGCTTGCCGCGCGGCCGTATCGTGGAAATCTACGGTCCGGAATCGTCGGGTAAAACCACGCTGACCCTGCAGACCATCGCGCAGATGCAAAAGCTGGGTGGTACCTGCGCCTTCATCGACGCCGAGCACGCGCTCGACGTGGGTTACGCGCAGAAGCTGGGCATCAAGCTCGACGAGCTGCTGATCTCGCAGCCGGACACCGGCGAACAGGCCCTCGAAATCACCGACGCACTCGTGCGCTCGGGTTCGGTCGACCTGGTCGTCATCGACTCGGTGGCGGCACTGACCCCGCGCGCCGAGATCGAAGGCGATATGGGCGATTCGCTGCCGGGCCTGCAAGCCCGTCTGATGTCGCAGGCACTGCGCAAGCTGACCGCGTCGATCAACCGTACGAACACCCTGGTCATCTTCATTAACCAGATCCGTATGAAGATCGGCGTGATGTTCGGCAGCCCGGAAACCACGACCGGCGGTAACGCGCTGAAGTTCTACGCCTCCGTGCGCCTGGACATCCGCCGTACCGGTTCGATCAAGTCGGGTGACGAGGTGATCGGTAACGAAACCAAGGTCAAGGTCGTCAAGAACAAGATCGCGCCACCATTCCGCGAAGCGCACTTCGACATCCTGTATGGAGAAGGCACT encodes:
- a CDS encoding response regulator transcription factor; protein product: MRILLAEDDSVLADGLTRSLRQSGYAIDDVRNGQDADTALSTQEFDLLILDLGLPKMSGLEVLRRLRARSSLLPVLILTAADSVEQRVEGLDLGADDYMAKPFALSELEARVRALTRRGAGGGPTVIRHGPLVYDQVGRSAYINEQMLDLSARELGLLEILLARTGRLVSKEQLVDHLCEWGEEVSNNAIEVYVHRLRKKIEVGGVRIATVRGLGYCLEKYSDAARAGAEHALDSK
- the recA gene encoding recombinase RecA, with amino-acid sequence MDDKKVVHNASEKGKALAAALAQIEKQFGKGSVMRMDANTPVEEVQTVSTGSLGLDIALGVGGLPRGRIVEIYGPESSGKTTLTLQTIAQMQKLGGTCAFIDAEHALDVGYAQKLGIKLDELLISQPDTGEQALEITDALVRSGSVDLVVIDSVAALTPRAEIEGDMGDSLPGLQARLMSQALRKLTASINRTNTLVIFINQIRMKIGVMFGSPETTTGGNALKFYASVRLDIRRTGSIKSGDEVIGNETKVKVVKNKIAPPFREAHFDILYGEGTSREGEILDLGADNKIVEKSGSWYSYNGERIGQGKDNARQFLKDRPALAREIENKVRAALGVRELPPPVGGDAEDKAPKLKAVSE
- a CDS encoding sensor histidine kinase — encoded protein: MNERDAGLIEPDAGLPEPLYVPPNPEPEENIQHSLFGEILDWMLAPLLLLWPMSIVITYLVAKSIANQPFDHALEDRVTVLAQQVREENGVINTRLPGSARDILRADDIDSVYFQVSDAAGRHVDGDAELPRPRSHDNDGDGDKDGAVHFRSATLHGTPLRVAYLYINLDPLAPPDSSSPVFPRKALVQVAETLDKRALLANEIIKGVILPQFIILPIILALVWFALSRGLSPLAALQERIRARPSDDLSPIDSRQVPEEISPLVGSLNDMLGRLSQTIDMQKRFIADAAHQMKTPLAGMRMQSELALRQLDPDEIHRSLEQLAKSSESATRLVNQLLALARAENQPHAGLAFDEINLAGLARDVVQDWVQASFAHRIDLGYEAQDEDVVIAGNALMLRELLSNLIDNALRYTPAGGSVTVQVRRDGERALLEVEDTGPGIAPHERAHVFERFYRILGSSASGSGLGLAIVREIAGQHGAEVDIFNNPRSHSAKFPGSLFRLTFPPPVHDDFDAA